A part of Prevotella melaninogenica genomic DNA contains:
- a CDS encoding TonB-dependent receptor, producing MQKRLLFLITLLIAMTTTVMAQVTTSGISGKIVSQGEDVIGATITATHQPSGTVYRAVTNIDGRYTIQGMRVGGPYKVTVAYIGQKTKTFDNVTLRLGETEDLSCSLQDDTKELQEVVVKGSAGVNATKTGAAQSISSKQIADMPSITHGIADVARLNPQLTTTNSGAMSFAGTSNRYNSFMIDGAANNDVFGLAGGGTNGGSAGTQPVSMETIEQIQVNVAPFDVRQGGFTGGAINAITKSGTNVFHGSVYGFGNNQGLIGSKYPLADGGYAPKFNKQKEYNIGVTLGGPIIKDKLFFFANYEKTNKTYPNLYTLGSEHSAVDAAKANDILEKIADLAKRQGVNFPTALSTDDIYTKSDKVGLKLDWNINETNKATVRWSLVDAEQLNYAGSRTSVNGISYAYPFKSKTNSFIAELQSRLSPSVANEARASYVRVRDNRAITGEYPNVTVNNVGGGSVNLGVERSSMANRLDQDIYTLEDNLTWYKGNHTFTFGTHNELYKFTNLFLQDLFGSYTFKNYDSFVNYYNDYVAGKIDPKKSYINQYRYSHANVDVTGDPRWEASFGAAQLSFYAQDKWDATANFQLTYGLRMDIPIIIDTPAANEPFNQYAETKGWNVRTNQRLSSTPLWSPRVGFRWDINKDRRFILRGGAGVFTGRIPFVWISNNYTHTGIQLSTFDAYNTNGLELLLDPEAQQNNASKLKAKGSQIINVYDRNFKFAQNLRFNLGFDFNVLGINWTAEAIYSKTLNDILYQNLAYDQTGKTFGEVYGSVGAPIEDNRPLYSQVTKGTPFNNIYKLSNTSKGYTVNMSLKAEKHFNFGLDLMASYTWTKSMSVNNGGSSVAESNWRFNYTYRNPNDPELGNSAYNIPHRIQASAYYHVNYGSQKQWQTTVGLIYQAKSGSPYSLYYYGDVNEDGSNGNDLFFIPTDAQIDKMQFEETNFSANALTNAVFGDGFTAPKLTADMQRAMMKHWIGNDSYMKKHRGEYYKRFADNLAFEHHFDVHFAQKYSFKVGGQVNSLELSFDIINVGNLLNKNWGHTYGDGFGVYYSPVSYQRNGRYQFTGGYATRNYSDYYSRWRGQLGLRYTF from the coding sequence ATGCAGAAAAGATTACTTTTCTTGATTACGTTGTTGATTGCAATGACAACTACTGTCATGGCACAGGTTACAACTTCAGGAATCAGTGGTAAGATTGTGTCTCAGGGTGAAGATGTTATTGGTGCTACCATTACAGCAACTCATCAACCTTCTGGAACAGTTTATCGCGCTGTGACGAACATCGATGGTCGTTATACTATTCAGGGTATGCGCGTCGGTGGTCCATACAAGGTGACTGTGGCTTACATTGGTCAGAAGACGAAGACTTTTGACAATGTTACACTCCGTCTTGGTGAGACGGAAGATCTCTCTTGTTCACTTCAAGATGATACCAAGGAGCTTCAGGAGGTTGTTGTGAAGGGTAGTGCGGGTGTTAACGCAACCAAGACGGGTGCTGCACAGAGTATCAGCTCGAAGCAGATTGCTGATATGCCAAGTATTACCCATGGTATTGCGGATGTTGCTCGTCTCAATCCACAGTTGACAACAACGAATAGTGGCGCAATGTCTTTTGCTGGTACAAGCAACCGCTACAACTCTTTTATGATTGACGGTGCGGCAAACAATGACGTGTTTGGTCTTGCTGGCGGTGGAACAAATGGAGGTAGTGCCGGAACACAGCCTGTTTCTATGGAGACAATTGAGCAGATTCAGGTGAATGTTGCTCCTTTTGATGTCCGTCAGGGTGGTTTTACGGGTGGTGCCATCAATGCAATTACCAAGAGCGGAACTAACGTGTTCCACGGCAGTGTCTATGGCTTTGGTAATAACCAGGGACTGATAGGCTCTAAGTATCCTCTTGCTGACGGCGGTTACGCTCCCAAGTTCAACAAGCAGAAGGAGTATAATATCGGTGTAACCTTGGGTGGTCCTATTATCAAGGATAAGTTGTTCTTCTTTGCAAACTATGAGAAGACCAACAAAACTTATCCTAATCTTTACACCTTAGGCTCAGAGCATTCTGCCGTTGATGCCGCAAAGGCAAATGACATCTTGGAGAAGATTGCTGATCTCGCTAAGCGTCAGGGTGTGAACTTCCCTACAGCTCTTTCTACTGATGATATTTATACTAAGAGTGATAAGGTTGGTTTGAAACTTGACTGGAATATCAATGAAACCAATAAGGCAACTGTACGTTGGAGTCTTGTTGATGCAGAACAACTGAACTATGCCGGTTCAAGAACCTCTGTCAACGGCATCAGCTATGCTTATCCGTTCAAGAGCAAAACCAATTCTTTCATTGCCGAGTTACAGAGCCGTCTCTCTCCGTCTGTTGCCAACGAGGCTCGTGCGAGCTACGTACGTGTAAGAGATAATCGTGCTATCACAGGTGAGTACCCGAATGTGACAGTCAATAATGTAGGCGGCGGTTCAGTAAACTTAGGTGTTGAGCGTTCTTCTATGGCTAACCGTTTGGATCAAGATATCTACACTCTTGAAGATAACTTGACATGGTATAAGGGTAATCATACCTTTACTTTTGGTACTCATAATGAGTTGTATAAGTTCACAAACCTTTTCCTTCAAGACCTCTTTGGTAGTTATACATTCAAGAACTATGATTCTTTTGTAAACTACTACAACGATTATGTTGCCGGTAAAATAGATCCCAAGAAGTCTTATATCAACCAGTACCGTTACTCTCACGCAAATGTAGACGTTACAGGCGACCCGCGTTGGGAAGCATCATTCGGTGCAGCGCAGCTGAGTTTCTATGCACAGGACAAGTGGGATGCAACTGCCAACTTCCAGCTGACCTATGGTCTCCGCATGGACATCCCGATTATTATTGATACGCCTGCTGCCAATGAGCCGTTCAACCAGTATGCAGAGACGAAAGGATGGAATGTCAGGACAAACCAGCGACTGTCGAGTACGCCTCTCTGGAGCCCTCGTGTAGGTTTCCGCTGGGACATCAACAAAGACCGCAGGTTTATTCTCCGTGGTGGTGCCGGTGTGTTCACAGGACGCATCCCGTTCGTTTGGATCAGTAACAACTATACTCACACAGGAATACAGCTTTCAACATTTGACGCCTATAACACAAACGGACTGGAGCTGTTGCTTGACCCTGAAGCACAGCAGAACAACGCATCAAAGCTCAAGGCAAAGGGAAGCCAGATCATCAATGTCTACGACCGCAATTTCAAGTTTGCACAGAACCTCCGTTTCAACCTCGGCTTCGACTTTAACGTGCTGGGCATCAACTGGACTGCCGAGGCCATCTACTCAAAGACACTCAATGATATTCTTTACCAGAACCTTGCCTATGACCAGACAGGCAAGACCTTTGGAGAAGTTTATGGAAGTGTCGGTGCACCGATAGAAGACAACCGCCCACTTTATTCCCAGGTGACGAAAGGAACTCCTTTCAACAATATCTATAAGTTGAGCAACACATCAAAGGGCTATACGGTCAACATGAGCCTGAAGGCTGAAAAGCATTTCAACTTCGGCCTTGACTTGATGGCAAGCTACACCTGGACAAAGTCAATGAGTGTAAACAACGGTGGTTCTTCTGTTGCAGAGAGTAACTGGAGATTCAATTACACTTATCGTAATCCTAACGACCCGGAGCTGGGCAATTCTGCTTATAATATTCCTCACCGCATTCAGGCCTCTGCTTATTACCATGTAAACTATGGTTCTCAGAAGCAGTGGCAGACAACGGTAGGTCTTATCTACCAGGCGAAGAGCGGTTCTCCATATAGTCTCTATTACTACGGTGATGTCAACGAGGATGGTTCAAATGGAAACGACCTGTTCTTTATTCCTACAGATGCTCAGATTGATAAGATGCAGTTTGAAGAGACTAACTTCTCTGCTAACGCACTTACAAATGCAGTCTTCGGTGATGGTTTCACTGCTCCTAAGTTAACAGCTGATATGCAGCGTGCGATGATGAAGCATTGGATTGGCAATGACTCTTACATGAAGAAACACCGTGGCGAATACTACAAGCGTTTTGCTGATAATCTTGCTTTTGAACATCATTTTGATGTTCACTTCGCACAGAAGTATAGTTTCAAGGTGGGTGGTCAAGTTAACTCCCTTGAGTTGAGTTTTGATATTATCAATGTTGGTAACTTGTTGAACAAGAACTGGGGTCATACTTATGGCGATGGCTTTGGTGTCTACTATAGCCCAGTAAGCTATCAGAGAAATGGTCGTTACCAGTTCACAGGTGGTTATGCAACACGTAATTATAGTGACTACTACAGCCGTTGGCGTGGTCAGCTTGGTTTACGTTACACATTCTAA